In the Hyphomonadaceae bacterium BL14 genome, one interval contains:
- a CDS encoding Mrp/NBP35 family ATP-binding protein, with product MSAYGALPPGAPRVYFRDMTDALSKALNDVIDPATGATLGAAQRVGGLDLRDGVATIVLRPGPQGEDINALRAAVASALEGRDGVTRTRVIIETQLSSAPKAKPKAVPAPARPPARRIIAVASGKGGVGKSTVAANLAGACVKLGLKTGLMDADIYGPSAPRIFGLSDAPGLRKTDAGIQPLEAHGVKLVSMGFLVGERDPVVWRGPMVTGAIRQFLNEVDWGDLDVLIIDMPPGTGDAQLAIAQGTPISGVVIVSTPQTLALDDARKAVALFDRTEIPILGIIENMSFFLCPHCGEGTEIFGRGGARAEAELIGAPFLGEIPLHPELREASDAGRLVASGDGPVAKAFLRAAEAMLLNVEAAHRPAPEIVFVS from the coding sequence ATGTCTGCATACGGGGCGCTTCCCCCCGGCGCGCCGCGGGTCTATTTCAGGGACATGACCGACGCCCTGTCCAAAGCCCTCAATGACGTCATCGACCCCGCCACCGGCGCGACTCTGGGCGCGGCGCAACGCGTTGGCGGTCTCGACTTGCGCGACGGCGTGGCCACCATCGTCCTGCGGCCAGGACCCCAGGGCGAGGATATCAACGCCCTGCGCGCCGCCGTGGCGTCCGCTCTGGAGGGGCGAGACGGCGTTACGCGCACGCGGGTGATCATCGAGACCCAGCTGTCCTCCGCTCCGAAAGCCAAGCCCAAAGCGGTGCCCGCCCCGGCGCGTCCGCCCGCCCGGCGGATCATCGCCGTGGCATCGGGCAAGGGCGGGGTGGGCAAGTCCACCGTCGCGGCCAATCTGGCAGGGGCGTGCGTGAAGCTGGGCCTGAAAACCGGACTGATGGACGCCGACATTTACGGCCCCAGCGCGCCGCGGATTTTTGGCCTGTCGGACGCACCGGGCCTGCGCAAGACCGATGCCGGCATCCAGCCGCTGGAGGCGCATGGCGTGAAGCTGGTGTCCATGGGCTTCCTGGTGGGCGAACGCGATCCCGTCGTCTGGCGCGGCCCCATGGTGACCGGCGCCATCCGGCAATTCCTCAACGAGGTGGACTGGGGCGATCTCGACGTTCTGATCATTGACATGCCGCCGGGCACCGGCGACGCCCAGCTGGCGATCGCGCAAGGCACGCCGATCTCCGGTGTCGTGATCGTGTCCACGCCCCAGACGCTCGCCCTGGACGACGCGCGCAAGGCGGTGGCGCTGTTTGACCGGACCGAGATTCCGATTCTCGGAATCATCGAGAACATGAGTTTCTTCCTGTGCCCCCATTGCGGCGAGGGGACCGAGATTTTCGGCCGCGGCGGCGCACGCGCGGAAGCCGAGCTGATCGGCGCGCCTTTCCTGGGCGAAATTCCGCTGCATCCTGAACTGCGCGAAGCCTCGGACGCCGGGCGCCTGGTGGCCAGCGGCGACGGGCCTGTGGCCAAGGCGTTTCTGCGCGCGGCCGAGGCCATGCTGTTGAATGTGGAAGCAGCCCATCGTCCGGCACCGGAAATTGTCTTCGTGTCCTGA
- the ribH gene encoding 6,7-dimethyl-8-ribityllumazine synthase — MTDKPRVLIVAAPFYEDITEQLLEGARAALDAAGAQHETVQVPGAFEIPGAIAMSWLGGDPYDAYVALGCVIRGETSHYDYVCGESARGLMDLSLSGVALGYGILTVENIRQARDRAHVDQKNKGKDAAEAALAMNALKHKFSS, encoded by the coding sequence ATGACTGACAAACCCCGCGTCCTGATCGTGGCCGCGCCGTTCTATGAAGACATCACCGAACAGCTGCTGGAGGGCGCGCGCGCTGCGCTCGACGCCGCCGGCGCGCAGCACGAGACCGTTCAGGTGCCCGGCGCGTTCGAAATCCCCGGGGCCATTGCCATGTCCTGGCTCGGCGGCGACCCCTATGACGCCTATGTGGCGCTGGGCTGCGTGATCCGCGGCGAGACCAGCCATTACGACTATGTGTGCGGGGAAAGCGCGCGCGGCCTCATGGATTTGAGCCTGTCCGGCGTGGCGCTGGGCTATGGCATCCTGACGGTGGAGAATATCCGCCAGGCCCGTGACCGCGCCCATGTCGACCAGAAGAACAAGGGCAAGGACGCCGCCGAAGCCGCGCTGGCCATGAATGCGCTCAAGCACAAGTTCTCGTCGTGA
- a CDS encoding riboflavin synthase, whose product MFTGIVTDIGRVIALEDGPLRRATIASIYAPGGIALGASISHDGACLTVVSVEPDGTGARHVVEISPETLARTTLGGWQVGTPINLERALKMGDELGGHIVQGHVDGVGEVLERTDTDGWMRLRIAAPEAVAGFIAEKGSIAVDGVSLTVNAVAGAAFDLMIIPHTAKVTTLSHLQPGAHVNLEVDVMARYAARLIEFRPSGSVS is encoded by the coding sequence ATGTTTACCGGGATCGTCACTGACATCGGACGGGTGATCGCCCTTGAAGACGGCCCTCTGCGCCGCGCCACTATCGCCAGCATCTATGCGCCCGGCGGGATCGCGCTGGGTGCCTCGATCAGCCATGACGGGGCCTGCCTGACCGTGGTGTCAGTGGAGCCCGACGGTACCGGGGCGCGCCATGTGGTGGAGATTTCGCCCGAGACCCTGGCGCGCACAACACTGGGCGGATGGCAGGTTGGCACCCCGATCAATCTCGAACGTGCGCTGAAAATGGGCGACGAGCTCGGCGGGCATATCGTCCAGGGCCATGTGGACGGCGTGGGCGAGGTGCTTGAGCGTACCGACACCGATGGCTGGATGCGCCTGCGCATCGCGGCACCCGAAGCGGTGGCGGGCTTCATCGCGGAGAAGGGCTCCATCGCCGTGGATGGCGTCTCGCTGACGGTCAACGCGGTAGCCGGCGCAGCCTTCGATCTGATGATCATTCCCCATACCGCTAAGGTCACCACCTTGTCCCACCTGCAGCCGGGAGCGCATGTGAACCTTGAGGTCGATGTCATGGCGCGCTACGCCGCTCGCCTGATCGAATTCCGCCCGTCAGGGAGTGTCTCGTGA
- a CDS encoding serine hydroxymethyltransferase translates to MKHAHASDTANSFFTRPLNAADPELADAIAREIRRQREQVELIASENIVSRAVLEAQGSPLTNKYAEGYPGKRYYGGCEFVDIAEELAISRAKTLFNCAYVNVQPNSGSQANQAVFLALLKPGDRILGLDLAAGGHLTHGARPNMSGKWFEAHAYGVREDNALIDYDALRETARQVRPQMIIAGGSAYPRIIDFKIFREIADEVGAHLLVDMAHFAGLVAGGAYPSPLEHAHVCTTTTHKTLRGPRGGMILSNDPDLGKKFNSAVFPGMQGGPLMHVIAAKAVAFGEALRPEFKAYAHEVIENCRAMGGALTEAGYALVSGGTDSHLVLVDLRPKSLTGDISEAALERAHITCNKNGVPFDPAKPTVTSGLRIGSPAGTTRGFGAAEFRRIGEMMAEVLDALSASRDGDAAVEARVRDEVIALCQRFPIYPELG, encoded by the coding sequence ATGAAACACGCGCACGCCAGCGATACAGCGAACTCGTTTTTCACCAGGCCCTTGAACGCCGCCGATCCGGAGCTGGCCGACGCCATTGCCCGCGAGATCCGCCGCCAGCGCGAGCAGGTCGAGCTGATAGCCTCAGAGAACATTGTCAGCCGCGCGGTTCTGGAGGCGCAGGGCTCGCCGCTGACGAACAAGTATGCCGAAGGCTATCCCGGAAAGCGGTATTATGGCGGCTGCGAGTTTGTCGACATTGCCGAAGAGCTCGCAATCTCGCGTGCCAAGACTCTGTTCAACTGCGCCTATGTCAACGTGCAGCCGAACTCGGGCAGCCAAGCCAACCAGGCTGTGTTCCTGGCCCTTCTGAAGCCGGGCGACCGCATTCTGGGGCTGGATCTGGCCGCAGGCGGGCACCTGACCCACGGCGCACGCCCGAACATGTCCGGCAAGTGGTTTGAAGCCCATGCCTATGGCGTGCGCGAGGACAATGCGCTGATCGACTATGATGCGCTGCGCGAGACTGCGCGCCAGGTGCGTCCGCAGATGATCATTGCAGGCGGTTCGGCCTATCCGCGCATCATCGACTTCAAGATCTTCCGCGAAATCGCCGACGAGGTCGGGGCGCATCTGCTGGTGGATATGGCACACTTCGCCGGTCTGGTGGCGGGCGGTGCCTATCCCAGCCCGCTGGAGCACGCTCATGTGTGCACGACAACGACCCACAAGACCCTGCGCGGTCCGCGTGGCGGCATGATTCTGTCCAACGACCCCGACCTGGGCAAGAAGTTCAATTCCGCCGTCTTTCCGGGCATGCAGGGCGGGCCGCTCATGCATGTCATCGCCGCCAAGGCAGTTGCATTCGGCGAAGCGTTGCGCCCGGAGTTCAAAGCCTATGCACACGAAGTTATCGAGAACTGCCGCGCTATGGGGGGCGCGCTGACCGAGGCCGGGTATGCCCTGGTTTCCGGCGGGACAGACAGCCATCTTGTGCTGGTCGATCTGCGTCCCAAATCGCTGACCGGCGACATTTCCGAAGCCGCGCTGGAGCGTGCGCACATCACCTGCAACAAGAACGGGGTACCGTTCGACCCGGCCAAGCCCACCGTGACATCGGGCCTGCGGATCGGATCGCCCGCGGGCACAACGCGCGGCTTTGGCGCGGCGGAGTTCCGCCGGATTGGCGAGATGATGGCAGAGGTGCTCGATGCGTTGAGCGCATCCCGTGACGGCGATGCCGCTGTCGAAGCGCGTGTGCGCGACGAGGTGATCGCCCTGTGCCAGCGCTTCCCGATCTATCCCGAGCTGGGTTGA
- the nusB gene encoding transcription antitermination factor NusB — protein MTTDAASRSDTRARLRRAARLSAVQALYQMEISGQGAGTVVRQFRDHRFGHDGEPGEYMEVDEDFFENLLIGIVERQDEVDGHISATLKTGWRLSRLDATLRAILRAGGFELLARLDVPTSVVINEYVDVAHAFFEGTEPGVVNGALDSLARTMRPADA, from the coding sequence ATGACCACCGACGCTGCCAGCCGCTCCGACACCCGCGCCCGCCTGCGCCGCGCGGCACGGCTGAGTGCGGTTCAGGCACTCTACCAGATGGAAATCAGCGGGCAGGGGGCGGGCACTGTGGTGCGCCAGTTCCGCGATCACCGCTTCGGACATGACGGCGAGCCGGGCGAGTATATGGAGGTGGACGAGGATTTCTTTGAAAACCTCCTCATCGGCATAGTCGAGCGCCAGGACGAGGTGGACGGCCACATTTCCGCGACCCTCAAGACCGGCTGGCGCCTGTCACGCCTTGACGCGACCTTGCGGGCCATCCTGCGGGCCGGCGGGTTTGAACTGCTGGCGCGGCTCGACGTGCCCACATCCGTGGTCATCAACGAATATGTCGATGTGGCCCATGCCTTCTTTGAAGGCACGGAGCCGGGCGTGGTGAACGGTGCCCTCGACTCGCTGGCCCGCACCATGCGCCCGGCGGACGCGTGA
- the nrdR gene encoding transcriptional regulator NrdR yields MRCPFCGHHDTQVKDSRPAEDGGSIRRRRQCPSCGARFTTFERVQLRDLHVIKSDGKREAFERDKLMKSVLLATQKRSIDRDRIEQMISGIVRRLESGGDPDVPSKQVGRLVMDGLRALDTVAYVRYASVYKDFREVEDFATFIKGERLMGTERPAADEPAPDEDGA; encoded by the coding sequence GTGCGCTGCCCGTTTTGCGGTCATCACGATACCCAGGTGAAGGACTCCCGTCCCGCTGAGGATGGCGGGTCGATTCGCCGCCGCCGCCAGTGCCCGTCCTGCGGCGCGCGCTTCACCACGTTCGAGCGCGTCCAGCTGCGCGACCTTCACGTGATCAAATCGGATGGCAAGCGCGAGGCGTTCGAGCGCGACAAGCTGATGAAGTCAGTGCTGCTGGCCACCCAGAAGCGCTCCATCGATCGCGACCGGATCGAACAGATGATCTCGGGCATCGTGCGCCGTCTGGAAAGCGGGGGTGATCCGGATGTCCCGTCCAAACAGGTCGGCCGTCTGGTGATGGACGGTCTGCGGGCACTCGATACCGTGGCCTATGTGCGCTATGCGTCAGTCTACAAGGACTTCCGGGAGGTGGAGGATTTTGCCACTTTCATCAAGGGCGAGCGCCTGATGGGGACCGAGCGTCCGGCGGCTGACGAACCCGCACCTGATGAGGACGGCGCATGA
- the hemA gene encoding 5-aminolevulinate synthase codes for MDYRNAFKASVARVRAEGRYRVFANLRRVRGQFPRAHWRTPDGDVRDVVVWCSNDYLGMGQSPCVTGAMKQAIDDVGAGAGGTRNISGTTHYHVELEQSLADLHQKESALLFTSGYISNQATLSTLGKILPGLIMFSDALNHASMIEGVRQSGCEKHVWRHNDVDHLEALLKAAPAGAPKLIALESVYSMDGDIGPLEAVCDLADKYNALTYLDEVHAVGLYGLRGGGIAERDGLLDRFDIIEGTLGKAFGLMGGYIAADSVIIDAVRSMAPGFIFTTSLAPAIAAGARASVEYLKSAHRLREAHQERAAQLKRRLSDAGIPVMPNQTHIVPVHVGDPILCKRMTDALLEDHGIYVQPINYPTVPRGGERMRFTPTPMHDDAMLDALVEALRDVYARHAGVKVA; via the coding sequence ATGGATTATCGCAACGCCTTCAAAGCCTCTGTCGCGCGGGTTCGCGCCGAGGGCCGCTACCGGGTCTTCGCCAATCTGCGCCGGGTGCGTGGACAATTCCCGCGCGCGCACTGGCGCACGCCGGACGGCGATGTGCGCGACGTCGTGGTCTGGTGCTCCAACGACTATCTGGGCATGGGACAGAGCCCGTGCGTCACCGGTGCCATGAAACAGGCCATCGACGATGTCGGGGCCGGGGCGGGCGGCACGCGCAATATCTCGGGTACCACCCATTACCATGTCGAGCTCGAGCAATCGCTGGCCGATCTGCACCAGAAGGAATCAGCGCTCCTCTTTACTTCGGGCTATATCTCCAACCAGGCGACGCTTTCCACGCTGGGCAAGATCCTGCCCGGCCTGATCATGTTTTCCGACGCCCTCAATCACGCCTCCATGATCGAGGGCGTGCGCCAGTCCGGATGCGAGAAGCATGTCTGGCGTCACAATGATGTGGACCATCTCGAAGCGCTTCTGAAGGCAGCGCCGGCCGGTGCCCCGAAACTGATCGCGCTGGAATCGGTCTACTCGATGGATGGCGATATCGGCCCGCTCGAAGCGGTGTGTGATCTGGCCGACAAGTACAACGCGCTCACCTATCTCGATGAAGTGCATGCAGTCGGCCTCTACGGCCTGCGCGGGGGCGGGATCGCCGAGCGCGACGGCCTGCTGGACCGGTTCGACATTATCGAGGGCACGCTGGGCAAGGCGTTCGGCCTCATGGGTGGCTATATCGCGGCTGATTCGGTCATTATTGACGCCGTGCGCTCCATGGCCCCCGGCTTCATCTTCACCACCTCGCTGGCCCCGGCCATTGCGGCGGGAGCCCGGGCCAGCGTGGAATATCTCAAGAGCGCCCATCGTCTGCGCGAGGCGCACCAGGAACGCGCCGCCCAGCTGAAGCGCCGCCTGTCCGACGCCGGGATTCCGGTGATGCCCAATCAAACCCATATCGTGCCGGTGCATGTCGGCGATCCGATCTTGTGCAAGCGGATGACGGACGCGCTGCTGGAAGACCACGGCATCTACGTCCAGCCGATCAATTACCCCACCGTCCCGCGGGGCGGGGAGCGCATGCGCTTCACGCCAACCCCCATGCATGATGATGCAATGCTGGACGCACTGGTCGAGGCATTGCGCGATGTCTATGCGCGCCATGCCGGGGTCAAGGTGGCCTGA
- the thiL gene encoding thiamine-phosphate kinase, translating into MSGGEFDYITRRLAPLSAGFPGAAGLTDDGAVIAPPPGHELAVTSDTLISGVHFPADEDPALVAAKALRVNLSDLAAMGARALAYMLNVAWPAGADAALRERFADGLAAEQALFGVHLMGGDTTSSPGPWMITITAFGALPLGGAVRRSGAQAGDLAVVTGTIGDAWLGLHARLGGRNRLDAAHEEYLAQRFTRPEPRLKLAAAMRGLASAAIDVSDGLLADFEHIAQASGLSLTLALEDLPLSPAAAAWLALQPEPRQARLELAAGGDDYELALAVPPHRLEALRAAAGPLALTVAGQFGDGPAGLQVTWDGDAVELTKKGFTHF; encoded by the coding sequence GTGAGCGGCGGCGAATTCGATTATATCACGCGGCGCCTCGCGCCGCTGAGCGCCGGATTCCCGGGTGCTGCAGGCCTGACCGATGACGGCGCCGTCATCGCACCACCGCCGGGCCATGAGCTCGCCGTCACTTCTGACACGTTGATCAGCGGCGTTCATTTCCCGGCCGATGAAGACCCGGCACTGGTGGCCGCCAAGGCGCTGCGGGTCAATCTGTCCGACCTGGCCGCCATGGGGGCTCGCGCGCTGGCCTACATGCTCAACGTCGCCTGGCCCGCCGGAGCAGATGCCGCCTTGCGCGAGCGGTTTGCCGATGGCCTGGCCGCCGAGCAGGCCCTGTTCGGCGTACACCTCATGGGTGGCGACACGACATCCTCGCCCGGCCCGTGGATGATCACCATTACCGCCTTTGGAGCGCTGCCACTTGGCGGGGCGGTCCGGCGCAGCGGCGCGCAGGCCGGGGATCTGGCGGTGGTGACCGGGACGATCGGCGATGCCTGGCTCGGCCTTCACGCCCGGCTGGGCGGGCGTAACCGGCTGGACGCCGCCCATGAAGAGTATCTGGCCCAGCGCTTCACCCGGCCGGAGCCGCGACTGAAGCTGGCGGCGGCGATGCGCGGCCTCGCGAGTGCGGCTATCGATGTCAGTGACGGGCTGCTTGCCGATTTCGAGCATATCGCACAGGCCAGCGGGCTGAGCCTGACGCTGGCGCTGGAGGATTTGCCCCTGTCGCCTGCCGCCGCGGCCTGGCTGGCCCTGCAGCCTGAACCCAGACAGGCCCGCCTCGAGCTCGCCGCGGGCGGGGATGACTACGAGCTGGCGCTGGCCGTGCCGCCCCACCGGCTTGAGGCCCTGCGCGCGGCCGCCGGACCGCTGGCCCTGACCGTGGCGGGGCAGTTCGGTGACGGTCCGGCGGGGCTTCAGGTGACATGGGACGGAGACGCCGTTGAACTGACCAAAAAGGGATTCACCCATTTTTGA
- the mmsB gene encoding 3-hydroxyisobutyrate dehydrogenase has protein sequence MAEIAFIGLGNMGGGMASNLVKAGHHVRAFDLNPAAVAHLATKGAHPAGSLAEAVSGADAVVTMLPAGQHVRKVYTAEDGVLAHASGHAVLMDCSTIDVESAADVGKIAAERGFAFVDAPVSGGMAAADAGTLTFMVGGPEAAFAEAEPYLADMGKAVIRAGGAGAGQAAKICNNMLLAIHMIGTCEAMNMAIRLGLDPQNFFDIASRSSGQNWSLTSYCPVPGIVPAAPSNRDFQPGFAAPMMLKDLMLAMEAARTADAQTPLGAQAAEIYQRFVDMGGDRLDFSGVIKMIAGENLV, from the coding sequence ATGGCGGAAATCGCGTTTATCGGACTTGGCAATATGGGCGGTGGCATGGCCTCCAATCTGGTCAAGGCTGGCCACCATGTGCGCGCGTTTGACCTCAATCCGGCCGCCGTGGCGCATCTGGCCACCAAGGGTGCGCATCCTGCCGGATCGCTCGCTGAGGCAGTGTCGGGCGCGGACGCCGTGGTCACCATGCTGCCCGCCGGCCAGCACGTGCGCAAAGTCTATACTGCCGAGGATGGCGTCTTGGCGCACGCTTCCGGCCACGCCGTCCTGATGGACTGTTCCACCATCGACGTGGAAAGCGCCGCCGACGTGGGCAAGATCGCTGCCGAACGCGGTTTCGCCTTTGTTGACGCGCCGGTGTCCGGCGGCATGGCCGCTGCGGACGCGGGCACACTGACCTTCATGGTCGGTGGACCCGAAGCCGCTTTCGCCGAGGCTGAGCCCTATCTCGCCGATATGGGCAAGGCGGTGATCCGCGCCGGCGGAGCCGGAGCCGGGCAGGCGGCCAAGATATGCAACAACATGCTGCTGGCCATTCACATGATCGGCACCTGCGAGGCCATGAACATGGCGATTCGTCTGGGGCTGGATCCGCAAAACTTCTTCGACATTGCCTCCAGGTCGTCCGGCCAGAACTGGTCGCTGACCAGCTATTGTCCGGTGCCCGGCATTGTACCGGCGGCACCGTCGAACCGGGATTTTCAACCCGGCTTCGCCGCCCCCATGATGCTCAAGGATCTGATGCTCGCCATGGAAGCGGCGCGCACCGCGGACGCCCAGACACCGCTAGGGGCCCAGGCAGCCGAAATCTATCAGCGCTTTGTGGATATGGGCGGCGACCGGCTTGATTTTTCCGGCGTAATCAAAATGATCGCAGGCGAGAACCTGGTCTGA
- the ribB gene encoding 3,4-dihydroxy-2-butanone-4-phosphate synthase yields the protein MSAPSGPSPLSPITDIIEDARQGRMFILVDAEDRENEGDLVIPAQFAGPEAVNFMAKHGRGLICLTLTRARADQLKLPLMSARNQSRHTTNFTVSIEAREGVSTGISAHDRALTIATAVNPAKDAEDIVSPGHVFPLVARDGGVLVRAGHTEAAVDIARLAGCNPSGVICEIMNEDGTMARLPDLVAFARFHGLKIGAIADLIAYRRQHDRFVERRLDTEATTRWGGPFRLTVFRSLVDDVEHVAISRGEVRADQPVLVRMHKVSFAEDVLGAVGGRSGLVEESIAALQAHDGPSVMVFIRETHRSAITERFGAAPADAPDAREARRLREYGVGAQILLDLGVRQMILLTTAPQTIVGLDGYGLQVVEQRDLEGARHD from the coding sequence GTGAGCGCGCCATCCGGACCATCGCCGCTATCTCCCATCACCGACATCATCGAGGATGCGCGCCAGGGGCGCATGTTCATCCTGGTGGATGCCGAGGACCGGGAGAATGAGGGCGATCTCGTCATACCGGCCCAGTTCGCCGGGCCGGAGGCAGTCAATTTCATGGCCAAGCATGGCCGGGGGCTGATCTGCCTGACCCTGACCCGCGCACGGGCCGATCAGCTCAAACTGCCCTTGATGAGCGCGCGCAATCAGTCGCGCCACACGACCAATTTCACGGTGTCGATCGAAGCGCGCGAAGGTGTGTCTACCGGCATTTCCGCCCATGACCGCGCCCTGACCATCGCCACGGCGGTCAACCCGGCCAAGGATGCCGAGGACATTGTCTCGCCCGGTCACGTCTTTCCGCTGGTGGCGCGCGATGGCGGTGTGCTGGTGCGGGCCGGCCATACCGAGGCGGCGGTCGATATCGCAAGGCTGGCGGGCTGCAATCCGTCCGGCGTGATCTGCGAGATCATGAATGAAGACGGCACCATGGCGCGCCTGCCCGATCTGGTGGCGTTCGCCCGGTTTCACGGCCTGAAGATCGGTGCCATCGCCGACCTCATCGCCTATCGCCGCCAGCATGACCGCTTTGTCGAGCGCCGCCTCGACACCGAAGCGACCACGCGCTGGGGCGGCCCCTTCCGCCTGACCGTGTTCCGGTCTCTGGTGGACGATGTGGAGCACGTCGCGATCTCGAGAGGCGAGGTGCGCGCCGACCAGCCTGTGCTGGTGCGCATGCACAAGGTCAGCTTCGCCGAGGACGTTCTGGGCGCAGTGGGCGGCCGCAGCGGACTGGTGGAGGAGAGTATTGCAGCGCTCCAGGCCCATGACGGCCCGAGCGTCATGGTGTTCATCCGCGAGACCCACCGCTCGGCCATCACAGAGCGCTTCGGCGCCGCGCCCGCCGACGCGCCGGATGCGCGCGAAGCGCGGCGCTTGCGCGAATATGGTGTCGGCGCGCAGATCCTGCTGGACCTCGGGGTTCGGCAGATGATCCTTCTGACCACTGCGCCTCAGACCATTGTCGGGCTTGACGGATACGGCCTGCAAGTCGTTGAACAGCGCGATCTTGAAGGAGCCCGCCATGACTGA
- a CDS encoding MucR family transcriptional regulator — translation MSEDTFPAVDNEELMRMTTDIVASFLTHNSVPAESVPEMIKSVHATMKEISGGEAKPEPKAKPAVPVSKSVTDDYIVCLEDGKKLKMLKRYLRSQYDMSPDDYRRKWGLPADYPMVAPNYSRRRSEFAKEIGLGRGGRKK, via the coding sequence GTGAGCGAAGACACCTTCCCCGCCGTCGACAATGAAGAGCTGATGCGGATGACGACCGACATTGTGGCGTCTTTCCTGACGCACAATTCGGTGCCCGCCGAAAGCGTGCCGGAGATGATCAAGTCGGTCCACGCCACCATGAAAGAAATCTCTGGCGGCGAAGCCAAGCCTGAGCCGAAGGCCAAACCGGCCGTTCCGGTCTCGAAATCTGTCACGGACGACTACATTGTCTGTCTGGAAGACGGTAAAAAGCTGAAAATGCTCAAGCGTTACCTGCGCTCGCAGTATGATATGAGCCCGGACGATTATCGCCGCAAATGGGGCCTGCCGGCCGATTATCCGATGGTCGCGCCGAACTACTCCAGGCGCCGGTCCGAATTCGCCAAGGAAATCGGTCTGGGCCGCGGCGGCCGCAAGAAGTAG
- a CDS encoding RibD family protein produces the protein MSAPVRVTLKLATSLDARIALASGQSKWITGPEARAAVHQLRAGHDAVLTGVGTVLADNPQMTARPGGALSGHQPIRAVLDTWLRTPPDCALLTQGPAVLFHGSGAPVAAREALEAAGARCVARRSDQTGISIDHVIEWLASESLGSVLIEAGGRVAASAIRAGIVDRIEWFRAPVLLGGDALPAIAALGLETLDGAPMFRRTHLRECGADTWETWECD, from the coding sequence ATGAGCGCGCCTGTGCGCGTCACGCTGAAGCTCGCCACCAGTCTGGACGCCCGGATCGCTCTTGCCAGCGGGCAGTCCAAATGGATCACCGGACCAGAGGCGCGCGCGGCCGTGCATCAGCTGCGCGCCGGTCACGACGCCGTGCTGACCGGGGTCGGGACCGTTCTGGCCGACAATCCGCAGATGACGGCCCGGCCGGGCGGCGCGCTCTCAGGGCATCAGCCAATACGGGCCGTGCTGGACACCTGGCTGCGCACACCGCCGGACTGCGCTTTGCTGACGCAGGGACCCGCGGTTCTGTTTCACGGATCCGGTGCGCCGGTCGCGGCGCGCGAGGCGCTGGAAGCAGCAGGAGCCCGCTGCGTCGCGCGGCGATCAGACCAAACCGGGATCTCGATAGATCATGTCATAGAATGGCTTGCGTCAGAAAGCTTGGGCAGTGTCTTAATTGAGGCGGGAGGCCGTGTCGCGGCGTCCGCCATCCGCGCAGGGATAGTCGACCGGATCGAATGGTTCCGCGCGCCGGTGCTTCTAGGGGGCGACGCGCTGCCAGCGATAGCGGCGCTTGGCCTTGAGACCCTTGATGGTGCCCCCATGTTCCGCCGCACACATCTGCGAGAATGCGGCGCGGATACATGGGAAACGTGGGAGTGCGATTGA